The Macrobrachium rosenbergii isolate ZJJX-2024 chromosome 18, ASM4041242v1, whole genome shotgun sequence genome has a window encoding:
- the LOC136847932 gene encoding uncharacterized protein, translating to MAHLGNIAAYDKSEDFEDYVERFDQFCLANDITEEDKKRAVFLSAVGAPTYGLLKTLLAPNKPSSRTYRELTELLKNHLHPKPILIAERFKFYNRKQRPGESITEYATEQRKLAETCQFGAFQEEVLRDLFVIGLANRSAQRKLLSEQELDLKKAFSIALSQEMADENVTKIQGQTQEVKSCWAESFTP from the coding sequence ATGGCGCATTTGGGTAATATAGCAGCATATGACAAATCCGAGGACTTTGAAGATTATGTCGAAAGGTTTGATCAGTTCTGCTTAGCAAATGACATAACAGAGGAAGATAAGAAACGGGCAGTTTTCTTGAGCGCCGTTGGCGCTCCTACATATGGACTTCTGAAAACATTGCTTGCCCCTAATAAGCCCTCATCAAGGACTTATCGAGAACTTACTGAGCTTTTGAAAAATCACCTCCACCCAAAACCCATCCTGATAGCTGAACGTTTCAAGTTTTACAATAGGAAGCAACGTCCAGGAGAATCCATCACTGAGTATGCAACGGAGCAACGGAAATTGGCGGAAACATGTCAGTTTGGTGCTTTTCAAGAGGAAGTTTTAAGAGACTTGTTTGTTATTGGATTGGCCAACCGCTCGGCACAGAGGAAACTATTAAGTGAACAGGAGCTTGACTTAAAGAAAGCATTTTCGATTGCGCTAAGTCAGGAAATGGCGGATGAAAACGTCACGAAGATTCAGGGTCAAACTCAGGAGGTAAAAAGTTGTTGGGCTGAAAGCTTCACTCCTTGA